Proteins from one Candidatus Methylomirabilota bacterium genomic window:
- a CDS encoding Gfo/Idh/MocA family oxidoreductase → MARTSHTVGIIGLGFGRAHIPAFQAHGCEVVAVCQRNEKAARAVADRYGVPRAFARWQDLLAQARPEIVVIATPPVLHHEIALAAFAAGCHVLCEKPLAMNASECRSMIEAAARAKRVGMTGFNWRYTAAMQRFHAMVEAGALGRLFHANLRWMGSRWADESAPATWRMDRAQAGHGAMGDMGVHVIDIVRWHFGEIAAVSAQTGIAYPSKTVPGVGKATDAEDYCDVTARLASGALVAFIVSRAARAMNQQTIEAYGSDGALEYRLDRDKPRWWRGELRQAGKEGGFVPVKAPAGLSKSAGEGDAMEVVGKTTIAPLVKRFLAAVRRGRSESPSFEDGMRAQAVLDAVLESIASDGRMVSI, encoded by the coding sequence ATGGCCCGGACGTCCCACACCGTTGGCATCATCGGGCTCGGCTTCGGCCGCGCCCACATTCCCGCCTTCCAGGCCCACGGCTGCGAGGTCGTGGCCGTCTGCCAGCGTAACGAGAAGGCCGCCCGCGCCGTCGCGGACCGGTACGGAGTGCCGCGCGCCTTCGCGCGCTGGCAGGACCTGCTTGCCCAGGCCAGGCCGGAGATCGTCGTCATCGCGACGCCTCCTGTCCTCCACCACGAGATCGCGCTCGCGGCATTCGCCGCCGGCTGCCATGTGCTCTGCGAGAAGCCGCTCGCCATGAACGCTTCTGAGTGCCGCTCGATGATCGAGGCGGCGGCGCGGGCCAAGCGCGTCGGGATGACCGGCTTCAACTGGCGCTACACTGCCGCGATGCAGCGCTTCCACGCGATGGTCGAGGCGGGCGCACTCGGCCGGCTCTTCCATGCCAACCTGCGCTGGATGGGGTCGCGCTGGGCCGACGAGTCCGCGCCGGCGACCTGGCGCATGGACCGGGCGCAGGCCGGCCACGGCGCGATGGGCGACATGGGCGTTCACGTCATTGATATTGTCCGCTGGCACTTCGGCGAGATCGCGGCGGTCAGCGCGCAGACCGGTATCGCCTATCCCTCGAAGACCGTGCCCGGGGTCGGAAAGGCGACCGACGCGGAGGACTACTGTGACGTGACGGCGCGGCTCGCCTCGGGCGCCCTCGTGGCCTTCATCGTCAGCCGCGCCGCGCGGGCGATGAACCAGCAGACCATCGAGGCCTACGGCTCCGACGGAGCGCTCGAGTATCGTCTCGATCGCGACAAGCCCCGCTGGTGGCGCGGCGAGCTGCGTCAGGCGGGTAAGGAAGGCGGCTTCGTCCCGGTCAAGGCGCCGGCCGGTTTGTCGAAGTCCGCGGGGGAGGGGGATGCGATGGAGGTCGTCGGCAAGACGACCATCGCCCCGCTCGTGAAGCGCTTCCTCGCCGCCGTCCGCAGGGGCCGGAGCGAGTCGCCGTCCTTCGAGGACGGCATGCGCGCCCAGGCCGTGCTGGACGCCGTGCTCGAGTCCATTGCGTCGGACGGCCGGATGGTGTCTATTTAG